The DNA window GAACTCAAGGACATCACCCTCGCTCGCACGAGCTCTCCTGGGATGCAGGTCGGACCCGTGGAGGGGGCCTTCCTGAAAATGCTTGTCTCGCTCACCCGTGCGGGGCGTGTCCTCGAGATTGGCACCTTCACCGGTTACTCGGCGCTGATGATGGCGGAGGGACTTCCGGACGACGGGGAGCTCATCACCTGTGACATCAACCCGGAGACCTCAGAGATTGCGCGCTCGTTCTTCGCCCGCAGTCCGCACGGCCGGAAAATCCAGCTCAAGTTCGGGCCTGCCCTGGAAACCTTGAAGACACTGCGGGGGCCGTTCGACGTCGCCTTCATCGACGCGGACAAGGGGAACTACGGCGCGTACTGGGACGCGGTGGTGCCGTTGGTGCGGGCTGGGGGACTGGTGGTGGTGGACAACGTGCTGTGGTCCGGGCGGGTGATGAGCCCGGAGTCGGACGTGGACCATTCGATGGCGGCCTTCAACGACAAGGTGCGGAAGGACGCCCGGGTGGAGCCGGTGATGTTGACGGTGCGCGACGGGATGACGCTCGCGCGAAAGCGCTGACTTCAGTACCGCGCGAGGAAGCGCGTGAGGCTGGGGCGCAGGGCCTCGCGCTGGGCGATGCACTGGTCCACCCGTTCCAGGGATTGGGCCAGCACGCGCTCACCGCCCTCGAAGTCGGCGGCGCGAGGGCCGAAGAAGCGGACCGCCTCCGCGCGGTGCCCGGCGTCGCAGAACACGCCGCCGCTGGAGAGCAGCCACGTGGAGATGTCCCGGGGCAGCCGTCCCCGCAGGGTGTCGAAGTTCTCGCGCAGGAAGGTGAAGGCCACGTCGCGCGTGGAGCTCTCGGAGAGCTGGCCGAAGAGGATGGCCAGGGCCTCGCGCGCATCCACCTTCGCGTCCAGGAGCAGCTCCAGCCCGGCGCGAGCGAGCGACGCATCCCGGAAGCTGCCCAGGGCATTGAAGAGGAGCCCCCGCTCCGATTCGGTGACGGCGGCGCGGGCCGCGTCCCTCAGTCGCTGGTGCAGGGCGGCGTCACCCGCCACGGACGCTGACTGGAGGACGATGGCCGCGTCCTCGGACTGCAGGGCGCCGTGGTTCTCCAACCAGCGAAGGGCCAGCCGGCGGGCCTCGGCGCGCAGCTTGGGGTCCGCTCCCTCGTTGGCGGCGATGCCCAGCAGCGTGGGCCTGAGCAGCCGCAGGTCCTCGCTGTCCCCAGGACGCGAGACGAAGCCCACCGAGCGCGCTCGCTCTCCGAAGAGTCCCCGCACGAAGCGGGCGCGATGGGCACGCAGCGTCTCCGGCACCAGGTCCGAGTGCACGCTGCCCACCACGCTCGCCGCACCCATCACCAGGTTCGCGTCGCCCTCACCCAGCCGCGTCACCAGCGTGAGCGCCTGGCTGACGTCCATCGCGCCGCTGGACAGCAGCGCCTGCGCATCCGCCATCAACACCAGCTGCTCGGGGACAGTGAGCCGCGCGGCGCCCTTCGTCGCGAGCCGCGTCAGGCCGTCTCCCCGCACCAGCGCGTGGTAGTACCCGCGCGCGTCCGCGTTGGGGTGGACCCAGTCCGGGCACCGCCGCGCTTCGGGCAGCGTCAAGGTGCCCAAGGGCTCGGTGAGCACCGTGCAGGCTCGGCCCTCCACTTCGCCCACCGCGTAGCGCACGCACAGCGGCACGTGCCAGGGCTTGGAGTCGGGGGCCTGGTCGGAGGCGCCCAGCGGCAGATATCGCCGCTGCTCCAGCGCGAGCCGGGGTGCGCCGTCCTTGGGGCACTCCAGCGTCATGGAGACGAGCGGGACACCGGGCTGGTCCAGGAAGGAGGAGAACGCGGGCGACACCTCCTGTCCCGCGGCCTGGGACAGCGCCTGGATGAAGTCCCCGGTGGTGGCGGTGCCGCGCGCGTGGGTCCGCAGGTAGTCGCGCACGCCGCGCTGGAAGACCTCGGGCCCCAGCCATGACTCGAACATCGCGAGCACGGCCGCGCCCTTGCCGTAGGTGATGCCATCGAAGGCGCTGTGGATGTCGCCCGACGCTTCAATGGGCTGGCGGATGCTGCGCGCGCTGACGAGCCAGTCCTCGCGCATGGACGCACCCCGTGCCTCCACGCGGCGCATGTCGCCTCGCCACTCGGGGCGCCAGCGCGTCACTACCTTGAAGGCGAGCCAGTCGGCGAAGGACTCGTTGAGCCACAGGTCGTCCCACCACGCGGGGGTCACCAGGTTGCCGAACCACTGGTGCGCCAGCTCGTGCGCCTGCGTCTCCGTGAAGACCCGCTGCCGCGCCACGGAGTCGTCCTGGGGCGTGCTGAGCATCAGGCCCCCAGAGAAG is part of the Myxococcus landrumus genome and encodes:
- a CDS encoding O-methyltransferase; translated protein: MPKLTLVSPEAEEYARTHSVTPAPLFEELKDITLARTSSPGMQVGPVEGAFLKMLVSLTRAGRVLEIGTFTGYSALMMAEGLPDDGELITCDINPETSEIARSFFARSPHGRKIQLKFGPALETLKTLRGPFDVAFIDADKGNYGAYWDAVVPLVRAGGLVVVDNVLWSGRVMSPESDVDHSMAAFNDKVRKDARVEPVMLTVRDGMTLARKR
- a CDS encoding M1 family metallopeptidase; translation: MRCGHLGAATSLLLTCLLMGCAGGPREVAQPASPAGPRARAVPPPVEDTSILTPPGLRLEGHVRPTRQAVMLEVDPRQEQFRGTVDVELSLSERTRALWLHGTELTVTSAHVMVGESRVSVEALPVGEDLLTFLPREPLEPGVVTLHVEYSGRAKAREDSGVFREEENGRWYAMTQFQPLYARRAFPCFDEPAFKIPFELTLRVRAEDSAFANTPVRAEKTDAEGWKTVRFQPTPALPTYLVAFAVGPFDMVDAGKAGKNQVPVRMIVSKGRGAESRWAADVTGPLLVELEEWFGSPYPYAKLDVLALPGHQGGAMEHPGLITFSGGLMLSTPQDDSVARQRVFTETQAHELAHQWFGNLVTPAWWDDLWLNESFADWLAFKVVTRWRPEWRGDMRRVEARGASMREDWLVSARSIRQPIEASGDIHSAFDGITYGKGAAVLAMFESWLGPEVFQRGVRDYLRTHARGTATTGDFIQALSQAAGQEVSPAFSSFLDQPGVPLVSMTLECPKDGAPRLALEQRRYLPLGASDQAPDSKPWHVPLCVRYAVGEVEGRACTVLTEPLGTLTLPEARRCPDWVHPNADARGYYHALVRGDGLTRLATKGAARLTVPEQLVLMADAQALLSSGAMDVSQALTLVTRLGEGDANLVMGAASVVGSVHSDLVPETLRAHRARFVRGLFGERARSVGFVSRPGDSEDLRLLRPTLLGIAANEGADPKLRAEARRLALRWLENHGALQSEDAAIVLQSASVAGDAALHQRLRDAARAAVTESERGLLFNALGSFRDASLARAGLELLLDAKVDAREALAILFGQLSESSTRDVAFTFLRENFDTLRGRLPRDISTWLLSSGGVFCDAGHRAEAVRFFGPRAADFEGGERVLAQSLERVDQCIAQREALRPSLTRFLARY